A window of the Hevea brasiliensis isolate MT/VB/25A 57/8 chromosome 6, ASM3005281v1, whole genome shotgun sequence genome harbors these coding sequences:
- the LOC131180890 gene encoding ubiquitin receptor RAD23d-like, which translates to MKRMIYCAGACVYNYSEFRPPMKKVLQTLEGDITLPNLRDEKIDNKKDPFPMGVSETSSSAAGAGPFDVLRNSPEFQAFKDMVQANPHLLQPMLQEWEKENPPLWRLIQENRAEFLRLVNEPSEGRHLIPYYQVIRPDSGNARRDNFFPDF; encoded by the exons ATGAAACGAATGATTTATTGTGCTGGAGCTTGTGTATATAATTATTCAGAATTTCGTCCACCAATGAAAAAG gtacttcaaactcttgaaggagatATAACTTTACCGAATTTACGGGATGAAAAGATTGACAACAAAAAAG ATCCTTTTCCAATGGGCGTTTCCGAAACAAGTTCAAGTGCTGCAGGTGCTGGACCTTTTGATGTTTTACGGAACAGTCCAGAGTTCCAAGCATTTAAAGATATGGTGCAGGCTAATCCACATCTATTGCAGCCTATGCTTCAAGAGTGGGAGAAAGAAAATCCTCCTCTATGGAGACTTATTCAGGAGAATCGGGCTGAATTTCTTCGCCTCGTCAATGAACCTTCTGAAGGGCGGCATCTTATACCTTACTACCAGGTTATACGTCCTGATAGCGGGAACGCCCGCCGTGATAATTTCTTCCCGGATTTctaa